The genome window GCTATAAACTGTTTGGATACTACTTTCCCTTTGGCATGTGCCAAAATCAAAATCAATTTAAATTCTTTAGGAGTTAATTTGATTTCAATGCCGGAGCGATAAATTTTCATTTCATCTTCCAGTATTTCTAAATCCTGAACAATAATTTTCTGCTGTGTTTGCTGAGGAATTTCTTTCCGCCTTAATAAAGATAAAATACGGGCAAAAAGTTCTTCGAAGTGAAAAGGTTTTACCAGATAATCATCGGCTCCATTATCAAAAGAAGCTAATTTGTCTTCAATTTCGCTAAACGCAGTTAACATTAAAATAGGTGTTTTTTTATCAATCTCCCGAATGCCTTTGCAGACATCTATTCCATTTTTTCCGGGAACATTGATATCAAGAACTACTAAATCATATTCGTAGGGTAAATATTTTTTTAATAATAATGCTCCGTCATAATAAGGAAAACACTCGAATTCTTTTGAGTTAAAGAATGCTGAGATTTCTTTAGATAAAGTAAAATCGTCTTCGAGTAATAAAATTTTCATAGAGCATTGATAATATACATTCGGCTATTAAAACAAATAGCCGAATGTATGTTTTGTATTCCTTCAATTATTTGAAATACGAGAAGGTTTCGTTGTTTTCAATCTTCAATAACGTTTCATAAATCAATTTGATTACGTTTTCAACATCTTCACGATGTACCATTTCGACTGTGGTATGCATGTATCGCAACGGAAGCGAAATCAAAGCAGAAGCAACGCCACCATTGCTATAAGCAAAAGCATCAGTATCTGTACCGGTAACTCTTGAAGAAGCCAGACGCTGAAACGGAATGTTTTTTTCTACAGCCGTATCCAGAATTAATTCTCTCAGATTGTTTTGAACAGCTGGAGCATAAGTAACAACTGGTCCTTTACCAATTTTAGTATCACCCTCAATTTTTTTATCAATCATTGGTGTTGTTGAATCGTGGCAAACATCTGTAATAATAGCAACATTTGGTTTTATGGTTTGCGTAATCATTTCCGCACCTCTAAGGCCAACTTCTTCCTGAACTGCATTGGTAATATACAAACCAAAAGGTAATTTTATATTATTTTCATGTAATAAACGAGCAACTTCAGCAATCATAAAGCCTCCCATTCTATTATCGATAGCTCGACAAACAAATTTATTCTCGTTCATAATCATAAACTCATCAGGATAAGTAATCACGCAGCCTACATGAACTCCTAATTTTTCGACTTGTTCTTTGGTTTCGCATCCCAAATCAATGAAAATATTACTAATCTTAGGGTTTTCTTCTTTATCTCTATTTCTGGTGTGAATAGCAGGCCATCCAAAAACTCCTTTTACAATTCCGTTTTTAGTATGGATATTTACACGCTTCGATGGTGCAATTTGATGATCAGAACCTCCATTGCGTATTACATAAACTAATCCATCATCGGTAATATAGTTAACATACCAGGCGATTTCATCAGCATGGCCTTCTATGACAACTTTGTATGGAGCGTCAGGATTAATAACTCCCACAGCAGTTCCATAGGTATCAGTAATAAAAGTATCTACGTATGGTTTTAAATAATCCATCCATATTTTTTGCCCTTCGCTTTCAAAGCCGGTAGGGGATGCGTTGTTCAGGTATTTCTCTAAAAAGGTAATAGATGATGCATTCAATATTGATTCAGTACTCATATAAAATAATTTTTCGCTAAATTAAATATTTGTCTTTATAGTTCTATATTTAATGTATAATTTTGTGTTAAAAATAATTCCCCATGAAGTTTTATAAAATTTTATTTTTCTGTTTTTTGATATCACTTTCTGTTCATGCCCAAGACCCAAAAAATGATAATATTCCAATGGGTTATGTCTTGACAGAAGCCGATAGTATTTTTGGCGATACGATTGTGCTTCCTGAACTAGTAATCGAAAAACACAAAATGAGTGACGAGGATAAAAAGCAGTTTTTATTACTCCAAAGAAGAGTTTATGCTACATATCCATATGCAAGAATTGCTTCCGAAAGACTGACTTCGTTAAATCGAGGAATGGCTAAGTTTACAAATAACAAGGATAAAAAGAGATATTTCAAAATTGTTGAAGATTATTTAAGCAACGAGTTTGAAGATCGATTAAAAAAGCTTTCCAGAAAACAAGGACAGATCTTAGTTAAATTAATAGATAGACAAACTGGAACTACAACTTATGAATTAATTAAAAACCTCAAAAGCGGATGGAAAGCATTTTGGTCAAATACAACTGCCAATATGTTTAATATTGATTTGAAAATGAAATATGAACCGTTTGTAGTTAATGAGGACTATTTAATAGAAACTATATTAGTCAGAGGGTTCGAATCTGGCAGACTTAGAAAACAAGAGCCGGCAAAACCAATAGATTATGAAAAGCTGGACGAAGCTTGGGTTAAAAAATAAATGAAATTAATTAATATATTTAGGAGAGATAATTATTAAGGTAATTGTTTCTCTTTTTTTATTAACTAATGATCAGGAGCAATTTCCAGCTGTCCACTGTATCTATTGTCCCGAACCCCGTGACAATAGGATGCCGTTTCCATCCTACCGTGTGGACACATCTAAAAACAATTGCCATCCCTCCATTATTGAAGCAAATTTCTGTATTCCGATAGAGAAAGTGGTTATTCCTGGTTTTCTCCCACTTGCATATCCTTTCCATCCACCAAGCCTTGCAATAACCCAAACATATCTTTTTAAATCCTTTTGGATATGAGGATTTTTTAATTTTTCTGTTTTTCCTTCTAATTTTATCATTTGATATTCTAAACATTCAAGTTCTTGATCTGAAAAACAACTTCTCGCTTCTATTTCTTCCTCTGGAATACTATATGCTATTTGCATTAAAAATAGTTTGACAATTGTCTCCATCATCATTAAAGACAATTTTCGAATAGATTTTGCAGAACCTAATTCGCTTGCTTCTATATTAAATCCTTCCTTTTTTAGAATTCTAAAAACCTCTTCTATAATCCATCTACAAGTATACCATTCGATACATTTTAAGGCTGTGTCTAGGTCTAAGACTTTAATGGTTGTTAGTAATCTCCAGCATATTGGATTATCAATGTTATCGCCAATTTCTTTTGCTTCGATGATATATAAATCAAGGCTTTTGGGTGCATTCTTTGAAACTAAATCATTTTTTTGGATAGTTACTTCAGAAAATCTAACTTCTAAGGTAGCTTCCCGTTTGTTTATATTTCTTCTTTTATCACCTTCTAATTCTATCGTATATTTCCCTTTAAGAGGTTCATTGGCTATAAAACTAAACAATTTAACCTTGTTTAGTAGCGTTCTGTTTGCTCTTGCTCTTACCAATAATTCCGTCTTTTGATCTGGAATCAT of Flavobacterium marginilacus contains these proteins:
- a CDS encoding IS4 family transposase — protein: MSANCCFSAQDKTVLCIQDTSEINLYNHKNRVKKDEFIGLTNAAAKGGIGFLLHPSFVIDAYSFVPYGFSDVKIWNRPLEKLTKKERNYNLLPIEEKESYKWIESSQKSKEVLEKSKKVIIIQDREGDIYEQFAMIPDQKTELLVRARANRTLLNKVKLFSFIANEPLKGKYTIELEGDKRRNINKREATLEVRFSEVTIQKNDLVSKNAPKSLDLYIIEAKEIGDNIDNPICWRLLTTIKVLDLDTALKCIEWYTCRWIIEEVFRILKKEGFNIEASELGSAKSIRKLSLMMMETIVKLFLMQIAYSIPEEEIEARSCFSDQELECLEYQMIKLEGKTEKLKNPHIQKDLKRYVWVIARLGGWKGYASGRKPGITTFSIGIQKFASIMEGWQLFLDVSTR
- a CDS encoding DUF4294 domain-containing protein, whose translation is MKFYKILFFCFLISLSVHAQDPKNDNIPMGYVLTEADSIFGDTIVLPELVIEKHKMSDEDKKQFLLLQRRVYATYPYARIASERLTSLNRGMAKFTNNKDKKRYFKIVEDYLSNEFEDRLKKLSRKQGQILVKLIDRQTGTTTYELIKNLKSGWKAFWSNTTANMFNIDLKMKYEPFVVNEDYLIETILVRGFESGRLRKQEPAKPIDYEKLDEAWVKK
- a CDS encoding response regulator transcription factor, whose product is MKILLLEDDFTLSKEISAFFNSKEFECFPYYDGALLLKKYLPYEYDLVVLDINVPGKNGIDVCKGIREIDKKTPILMLTAFSEIEDKLASFDNGADDYLVKPFHFEELFARILSLLRRKEIPQQTQQKIIVQDLEILEDEMKIYRSGIEIKLTPKEFKLILILAHAKGKVVSKQFIAEKLWDYHIETNQNTIEVYINFLRKKIDKDHDIKLLHTKIGYGYYLNDQE
- a CDS encoding M42 family metallopeptidase encodes the protein MSTESILNASSITFLEKYLNNASPTGFESEGQKIWMDYLKPYVDTFITDTYGTAVGVINPDAPYKVVIEGHADEIAWYVNYITDDGLVYVIRNGGSDHQIAPSKRVNIHTKNGIVKGVFGWPAIHTRNRDKEENPKISNIFIDLGCETKEQVEKLGVHVGCVITYPDEFMIMNENKFVCRAIDNRMGGFMIAEVARLLHENNIKLPFGLYITNAVQEEVGLRGAEMITQTIKPNVAIITDVCHDSTTPMIDKKIEGDTKIGKGPVVTYAPAVQNNLRELILDTAVEKNIPFQRLASSRVTGTDTDAFAYSNGGVASALISLPLRYMHTTVEMVHREDVENVIKLIYETLLKIENNETFSYFK